In one Silene latifolia isolate original U9 population chromosome 10, ASM4854445v1, whole genome shotgun sequence genomic region, the following are encoded:
- the LOC141608137 gene encoding uncharacterized protein LOC141608137: protein MEHYTIKAGYQWLKPDGALVAWYPWMLNEWIIPKQSFCCWLIAHRRLLTLDRLLKMSIVQENVYFLCGLQEENIEHLFFVCPFSAQCYRLVAEWCKVQLPMQECISWWLKIRQAAACKKKVLAMILACLMYHLWQCRNCCRLEGYVVRPNCLVGNVKSDVRMRLAQCDIKSRSNSALAWVEYIRSN, encoded by the coding sequence ATGGAGCATTATACTATAAAAGCGGGGTATCAATGGCTAAAACCTGATGGGGCTTTGGTGGCATGGTACCCTTGGATGCTGAATGAATGGATTATACCTAAACAGTCCTTCTGTTGTTGGCTGATAGCTCATAGGAGGCTATTGACTCTTGACAGGCTACTAAAAATGAGTATTGTGCAGGAAAATGTCTACTTTTTGTGTGGGTTGCAGGAAGAAAACATTGAGCATTTGTTCTTTGTTTGCCCTTTTAGTGCTCAATGTTACCGGCTGGTTGCAGAATGGTGCAAGGTTCAGCTGCCAATGCAGGAGTGCATCAGCTGGTGGCTAAAGATTAGACAAGCAGCTGCTTGTAAAAAGAAGGTGTTGGCAATGATTTTGGCGTGTCTGATGTATCATTTATGGCAGTGTAGGAATTGCTGTAGGCTTGAGGGATATGTTGTGAGGCCAAATTGTCTAGTAGGAAATGTCAAGTCTGATGTTAGAATGAGGCTAGCTCAATGTGATATCAAAAGTCGTAGTAACTCTGCCTTAGCTTGGGTAGAGTATATTCGAAGTAATTGA